In Deltaproteobacteria bacterium, the genomic stretch TCCTCGGAGAGCTTCCGGATCAGCCGGATGAGCTCCGGTTTTCCGGAGAGCGCGACCGCGATCTCGAGCACCTTCTGGTCCCCGTGGGAGAGCAGGTCGCTCCGGACGTCCCGCCGGCCGTGCAGCCCGACGTTCCGGAGGATGCGGTCGACCTCCTCCGCCGCCATCCCCTCCACCTTCGAAAAGATGTCGAACGTCTTCCGTTCCCGGGAGAGGACCGCGATCTGCACGTTCTCGAAGACGGTGAGCTGGGGGAAGATGTTGACCACCTGGAACGACCGGGTGATCCCCTTCCTGCAGATGAGGTGAGGGGGAAGCCCCCCGAGGTCGCGCCCCTTGAACAGGATCCGGCCCGAATCGGGAGCGAGGTGCCCCGTGATCAGGTGGAACAGCGTGGTCTTCCCCGCGCCGTTGGGGCCGATCACCGCGACGATCTCCCCCTTGCCGACGTGCAGGTTCGCCCCGTTGACCGCCTTGAACCCTCCGAATGACTTGACGACCGACTCGACCCTAAGCACCGTCGGCCTCCCTCCCGCGGAAACGACGCACGAGGAACCCGAGCAGGCCGTCGGGCAGGAAGATGATCACCAGGGAGAGGATCGTGCCGAGGATGAGGCCCCAATACTGGGTGTAGACGCTGACGAACACCCGGAGCAGGACCAGCGTCGAGCTCCCGACGAACGGGCCCCAGAAGGTGTACATCCCGCCGAGGAGGCACATGATGAGCACCTCGAGGGAGTAGGTCCAGAACATCATGTCCGGGAACGCGGAGCCGTCCACGACGATGAACAGCGAGCCGGCGACCCCCCCGAAAAATCCCGCGATCACCAGCGCCACGAGCCTGTGCAGCGTGACGTCGACGCCGATCGCCTCGGACCGGACCGGGTTGTCCCGGACCCCCTGGAGGGTCTTCCCGAACGGCGA encodes the following:
- a CDS encoding ABC transporter ATP-binding protein, with the protein product MLRVESVVKSFGGFKAVNGANLHVGKGEIVAVIGPNGAGKTTLFHLITGHLAPDSGRILFKGRDLGGLPPHLICRKGITRSFQVVNIFPQLTVFENVQIAVLSRERKTFDIFSKVEGMAAEEVDRILRNVGLHGRRDVRSDLLSHGDQKVLEIAVALSGKPELIRLIRKLSEEFGLTILFCEHDMGLVFEIAQRVMVMVRGGTVVQGSCDEVRANREVQDAYLGGTA